The sequence below is a genomic window from Silene latifolia isolate original U9 population chromosome 7, ASM4854445v1, whole genome shotgun sequence.
GTTCTTCAATCTTTTCTTGTATACATGTAGGAAATGTGGTTATTACATAAAGTCGTTCTTAGTGCAGATGTCAACTACCTTAGTTGATTGAGTCATGAACAGTGGTATTCATGACCTGAGTTCAAGTCTCATCAGCATTAATATCGTTCTTGTAACTCTCTTTACACCAAAAACATACAGTTTTTTGTCTAGTAGTTGAGACTGACTTAGTAGTTAACAGTAAGTGTAACGGTCAAAGTTGGTTAGTGTGAATAATAAGGGCTCTCGTCTCTTTAACAGTTGAAGGATTTTGATTCATGAGTCTTGAGAGTGAAAAAAAATCATATTTCCGAGGGTCTACTTATTAACTTGCCTCTAtacccgaaggagattgcccagTCGATTGAGGGTTCACATGTGCCTTGCACTTGGTGCTTCGTGCTCGtaatgcaaaataaataaataaataaataaataaataaaatgttcTTTATGTATTTTCAGGGCATACTTGATGATGGACAAGAAGTAGCTCTTAAAAGGCTATCTAACAACTCAGGACAAGGCATTCAAGAGTTTAAAACCGAAGTCGTTCTGCTTGCTGAACTTCGACACAAAAATCTTGTCAAGCTGCTCGGGTTCTGCTTGGCATCACACGAGAAGATACTCGTCTATGAGTACCTTCCCAATTCAAGTCTCGATCAGTTTCTCATAGGTAAACCAAAAACCACCTATATGATATGATGAGGTACAATGTTTTATTGTTATGTTTGTTAACAAAGCATGAGTAAATAGGCATTTAAGAATGTTGCAGATCCATCAAAGAAGAGTTTACTAAGCTGGGATGTACGATTTAAGATTATTGTTGGAATTGCTAGAGGACTAATGTACCTTCATGAAGAGTCGCGACTTAAAATCATTCATCGAGATCTTAAATCAAGCAATGTATTACTCGATGGTGCTATGAACCCAAAAATAGTGGATTTTGGCTTGGCGAAGCTCTTTGGAGTCGATCAAACTCAAGGCGACACTAAGCGAATAATTGGTACCTAGTAAGATCTTCAAACTCGAGCTTGTGTTAATTTCATTATCAGTATGGCAAAATACTGATATACAATCAGGGCCGTCTAATAGCAAGTTCAAAAGGTTCTAAGAACCGAGGCCCCAAACTTTTTCGACTCTAATTTACTTGATAAATGTCCATATGTTTGAGTTCCATCTTGTACAAAAATTAAGTTATTCTACTACATGGGGTCCTCAATCTTTTGGAATCGGACCTTTCAGATTTATTTGACGGCTCTGTATGCAATATAAACTATATAATTCCTAACTTAAACGGTATGCAGTGGCTATATGGCTCCGGAATATGCAATGACTGGCCATTTCTCAGCGAAATCTGATGTTTATAGCTTCGGTGTTATAATCCTCGAAATACTGAGCGGTCAAAGGAATAGATATTTTGGTCGACCACAAACCGAGGAGGCATTATTGCATCGTGTAAGTGTTAAACAGAACTATTCTTTACAAAATCGTGGATAAGACAGTTCGATGGTGAGACGAGCTAAGGATTCAAAACTCTATCCAAAACCTTGAGATCTCAAGTCTTACCGTAGAATTGCTTACGCAAAAATATCTTGTATTGGAGATAATTTAATTCAACGAGATGACATTGAATGTCACAGGCATGGAGACTATGGAATGAAGGCAACTCCTTGGATTTGATAGACAAGGAATTAGGCAACGACTACCCTCTGGAAGAAGCGCGAAAATGTATTCATATCGGCTTATTGTGTGTTCAAGAAAATGCAGTCGATAGGCCGAGAATCACAACAATTGTTGCTGCCCTTGATAGCTTATCTGTTAGCCTACCTGTGCTGAAGGCCCCTGCCTTCTTCGGCGATCATGGAACTATCGAAAAATTTGTTCACTACAACCAAGTTTCCGTTGATGAAATTGAGTATCATCAGGTGGCGCTCTATAATGGTCATCAACCTATGTACACGGGATCACAAGATATTACAACTGTGCATCCCCGGTGACAGTTAACATGGCTAACTGTGCAAGAGAGCCATTTCCGTTACAATTTGTTAGTTTGATCAATTCAGCTTTTTCAAACTCGGTTGAAAAAACTAGCTttagaggttgattttgtaggggAATATCGTCTAGAACTAATGTTGATTACATTATTCTTAGCTGCTACTGACTGATTTCCTTAAATCATATGAAATCGCTAACTGATTCACACATATTTCTCACCGTgactacaagttcagaatacgctAAACTTTTTTTTcgaattgaccgtctttaagagttcttcagtttgaaaaagaattcaccgacgtctcaactcgtagtcgggaactatggtcggtcaaagtttattcgttaaaaaagctTTGACCGACCATAACTGTAGGCTACGATCTCAaaaagcggtgaatttttttttcaaattaaaggccttgacgagataatagGTTCTGAAAAAAAATaaccgttttctgaactcgtaacaaaAAATTATTGTCGATCAaagtttttttttgaaaaacaagGGATACACCTCAGAAAACAAAAAAGTTCAGGGTTAGCGCACGCAGGATTACCGTCATTGATGTACAAGAAGGCGACGAGAACCGACTGAATTAGGTAAGTCTTTCTTCGAACGACTTAGTCAAATACTGCTGTCTAATTCATCAATTTATTTGCAACATTTTCTGTCAACACCTTAGCAGGTCATCTCTTATCTTGTAATAAATGCATAAGGAAGACAATTTCAACTCATTCTTCAGTTCTAAAACAAATCAAGTTAACAGAACTACAGAAAATTAAGCAAAAACTTAACAAATTAGTTGTCGGTTTTTTAGCAAATGTCGGTATGTTGATAAAAAAGACAGAAATTCAACTTCTGCTCTGCCTCTCAGTCCTTTTCTTCTGTAAACAGGTAATTTCAGAAGATCAGGTTACGTTCCTGCGCGAATACTGTTCGGATGGTGTACACTATAATCAGGGGAATACATATCAAAGCAACCTCAATCTTCTACTGACTAATTTCACCGTCGAAGCAGCTTCAAAGAAATTCTACAACTTTTCTATTGGTGAGGGACTTAGCAGGATTGAGGGTATTTTCCTCTGCAATGGTGCTTACACGTCACAGGTATGAAAACTGTTCCGGTTACCATTCAACGACGTGATATTTGTTAAGACTTGTATCCGGGTGTTTAGGAGCCACTCGAACCCAAGTCATGAGTATACGGCAAAATTAACTCGACCCAAACCCGAATTCTTGCAAAATTGACCTGATCCAAATCCGACCTGATTGACCGGTTTGCCAGGTCTAGTACTCATGAGTACTAGTACTCAATGACTTTGCTAGCTAAACTTGCCCTTACAAGTCTCTGGAATATTAAATTATGATTGATTATATacaatatactccctctgtcccggtcatttgttgtcttttttcatttttgggtgtctcagtcatttgttgtcctttctattttaagaattaatttgatgagtaattttatcattcatacttaatttattccacttgtcatttagtaattggccccctcccctttccttggtctttgtgccaaaaccaaaggacaacaaatgatcgggacggagggagtatcagTTTAGATATTCTCTCGTatacccctcaactttttcattttctgagatgtactcctcttttcttgcAAAAACACTTTGAacgtcaataactcttggctacaagttcagaatacgataaatcttttttttcaaattgaccatctttaagaggtcttcagtttaaaaagaattcaccgacgtctcaactcgtagtcgggaattatggtcggtcaaaatttattcgttaaaaaaggtTTGACCAACCATATATAACTACCGACTACaagttcaaaaagcggtgaatttttttttcaaattcaaggcttcgacgagataattggtttgaaaaaaaaaattaccgttttctgaactcgtaagaGAGAATTATTATTGGTCAAActttttttgtgaaaaacgagggtacatcttagaaaacgaaaaagttcaggagtacacgagagaatatccccatcagttttgtaaaaaaaaaagagggaaatATTTTTCGTTTACAGGTTTGCAGTAACTGCATCACAGTTGCAGCGGGACAAATTCAGCAAAAATGCCCAAATAATTTGGAAGCAATAGTTTGGTATGGCCAATGCATGTTGCGTTATGCAAATCGGTCTATACTCTCCGTTGAGGATGATTCAGTGTATTTCACCTTTGATTATGGACCATTAAATTATAAAAAGTACAATCCGCAATTATCAAGCTCCTTGATCGACCTCTCTAATACCGTCACTGTGGATAATTCACCACTGGCTTTTGCTAACGGAGTTGTTTATGCACAAGAATTGATTTGGCTTACAACATATGTCGAATGTACTCCTGATTTAACGCGGGCAGACTGTAAGAAATGCCTGCAGACTGGTCTGAACCGGCTTGAGATGGATGGAATTCAACTAAGAACAATTGTGCAACCAAGTTGTCGGTTATCATACTTCTATCTCGATTTCAGTTCAGGTTGTACTTATCTCCTAAATTTTCCTACATTTCGAAATATTGTTCAGTTTCTTTGACAATTCTCAGCTCTTACCCTGCCTTCTGACGAAATTTTTTGACGTACTAAagtaatacaacaacaacatcagagccttaatcccaaaataatttggggtcggctgacatgaatcatcctttagaaccgtccatggttaaacgcacacctcaaaaatgcgaaaaaaaaaagtaaaaaataaaaggggagtgaaacatgATAGAAAAGCCAGGTAAACTTATAGGTAAACGTACTAGAGTAATAATGTTGTAAAATCAAACCGCGTTCAAATTACTGACATAAATTTGTTTTCGGGATGCAGGAAAAGGATTCAGCTCATCTTCCATCGCGCTCATTGCAGTTGCAGCAATAG
It includes:
- the LOC141590778 gene encoding cysteine-rich receptor-like protein kinase 34, with amino-acid sequence MVMVSTLNDLAVQVANDLWGTRYFQTQIVNVSSSISLYVLQQCTPDLSMTDCYSCLKTIIAPIEAWHVELCQGIHVMLPSCNVQYEIHPFFGSFLTTSTNSSASNHDRQFAKKKLIYILVSSFSVIALLLIFGIWICMQRRKALENSNLKIDDIETIEALQFDLSQIRAATHNFSVDNKLGQGGFGVVYKGILDDGQEVALKRLSNNSGQGIQEFKTEVVLLAELRHKNLVKLLGFCLASHEKILVYEYLPNSSLDQFLIDPSKKSLLSWDVRFKIIVGIARGLMYLHEESRLKIIHRDLKSSNVLLDGAMNPKIVDFGLAKLFGVDQTQGDTKRIIGTYGYMAPEYAMTGHFSAKSDVYSFGVIILEILSGQRNRYFGRPQTEEALLHRAWRLWNEGNSLDLIDKELGNDYPLEEARKCIHIGLLCVQENAVDRPRITTIVAALDSLSVSLPVLKAPAFFGDHGTIEKFVHYNQVSVDEIEYHQVALYNGHQPMYTGSQDITTVHPR